A part of Liolophura sinensis isolate JHLJ2023 chromosome 1, CUHK_Ljap_v2, whole genome shotgun sequence genomic DNA contains:
- the LOC135481670 gene encoding cadherin-23-like has translation MTGSSILCSNPMKTWIPTRFLIFLYVFIVWTSTVQGNNPPRLVSFDGFAQAKENAARGTLIKTITATDADGPNEITFEVDHNSPETQNLVYLGNPNGTSTSGRFVDVFLNVNNLDRDSDPPERNLRFAIRDGVNNPVYASMTLFIQDVNDEVPQFRGTPYRASISEDAPNGTLVFNGTQTVDPDTGIGGSVSYSLELTDEAYRSTFRTTPYQGHIYLNGTLDYEKHNFYQLQLTATDGGGLNTTTDVIITIEDVQDTKPSFVNTPYTTVILENATIGTSVISVSALDGDRGNPNPVTYRFVNYSRSDFNIDANTGEIKVNSKLNSSLPELRNQGSVFDLIVEAKETVAPGQMQKGETSATMLVLITVQDVNDHAPEFGRRHYNATVPENAQRGIPIQLDGLDFIKVKDLDQNDYSRFKVSVEHMDGQPFDAFIVRPSLVFSDANLIMLVENNTELDYERLKNSQRGNVLEFKVKATETSTPEKRSGEANFTVYVTDENDNFPQFDKASYVASVKEHSAADTTVVVINATDEDSGLYGEVTFSLQRGGDGKFRMKPDGTVVVENGTNLDREKLSSYYLTVEAKDRGGNRNTSQLIINLEDINDQAPVFLRNQYSSFVTENEAFPTLSVSASDGDMPSTLNSEVLYNLSYVPDAVKKNITITTEDGQGNIKISPNLDFEELPQELRQTIMLEVTATDKGLPPLSTTVNVTITVEDKNDNPPVLQQSNYQASIFEDAPGGKPVVNISATDADGMSPNNEIQYSIASGGQDKFLVNPGTGELEVAYGASFDRDIQSFYNLTVVARDKGFPQLSSNTSVTISILDVNNKPPEFKDSGIAFSVQENATDGTVVGSYTAMDKDTTANLTYDIMVNKTTGIDESGSEVKDAELVKDYFSVKPDTGEIIVVSSPLDRETAEVVKLTVRVRDKNALPAFGEQTATGTVTVTLLDYNDNAPEFSKPQGYSRNVSEREVPGYEILTVSAIDKDKDQRIEFELSPQSPKFSIDRSTGKVTLSEKLDREKEGNHTVTVIAYDSGTPRLSSNTTVTINVLDENDNNPQFVSHPQEILISEDSHVDDSIFTFRATDLDSGKYAEINYHIEAGNADQKFRLNSTTGELFVNSQLDREIKAEYQLRIEARDNYQDPEPINRRSNVTTFTVKLSDVNDNSPVFNSTTFYVTEEVREDRSIGSFVYTITATDKDAGSNGSVSYELSSSTNATNATDATGVQLFRIEPSSGKITVAHSLTDTVGWRFLTVIAKDGGSPQNSASATVLVEILDVNVHAPNIKEPNGPIYIKEGTGVGASVYNFTATDKDEGKNGEIDFELITSVGRPQINKNFTLDRKTGALTTKINLDYETRKEYTLYVQAKDNAPEDQKSSRIVVHIYVIDEDDNPPKFDPTEHPRNVPKEFVIEENKDGLVGKVTAFDADSTNTSNICYCFVGDHDGNFDLDRTTGEIRLLQKIDRETTPGPFSLVVKALQNCNNCNDVRRRKRAITPPPWYNASDETMLWITVNIKDVNDNKPVFKNKEISVGITRDTQYGEDIISLSEYVTDEDEAENNKRHNFVIVGEIKATLDNLGEERAEDMFKLSPSGVVKTNTYFKANWFGFFSFNVLVADSAGNSSADVKIYLINKDQQVKIVILGSPDSVNKSKTMIVQQLENVTEGYYHIIVDKVRTHEDIQGKPDPFKTDLFIHGVEKKSQRVLDGDELLGLIDSKIRLLIDTYKKYSVVEVVPAVSPTQGQSEEVTLKMVLILVAVLLSMLVIVLGLSFFFCRKKYKRKLRAATAMAFVNTGIGAKEPEMNKMDMPGTNLHAFEGSNPIWMEKYDNLGLDDNNSQNSLDANEIEASSQNQFDEQEVSLDLYNDDYENFAAIKEHEASKNNRNKDIVNNNADKYAVNGSVKYTNGSVDSLSSFNTKNVNGLQTTEI, from the exons ATGACAGGAAGCAGTATCTTGTGTTCTAATCCAATGAAGACCTGGATTCCAACACGTTTTCTAATATTTCtttatgtgtttattgtatGGACCAGTACAG ttcAGGGCAACAATCCGCCTCGACTGGTCAGTTTTGATGGTTTTGCACAAGCCAAAGAAAATGCGGCTAGAG GCACACTTATCAAAACAATAACGGCCACAGACGCAGATGGCCCCAATGAGATCACCTTTGAAGTGGACCACAACAGCCCTGAGACTCAGAACCTTGTGTATCTGGGGAATCCCAATGGGACCAGCACTTCAGGGCGTTTTGTGGATGTGTTCCTCAACGTGAACAACCTGGACAGGGACTCT GACCCTCCAGAGAGAAACTTGCGTTTTGCGATCCGTGATGGGGTTAACAATCCG GTGTATGCTTCTATGACTCTTTTCATTCAAGATGTTAACGATGAGGTGCCCCAGTTTAGGGGAACCCCTTACAGAGCCAGCATCAGTGAG GATGCCCCGAACGGCACTTTGGTCTTTAATGGGACACAGACTGTGGATCCAGATACAGGAATAGGAGGAAGTGTTTCTTATTCTCTTGAG CTGACTGACGAGGCTTACAGATCAACCTTCAGAACTACACCTTATCAAGGTCATATCTACCTGAATGGCACTTTGGATTACGAGAAACACAACTTTTACCAGCTACAACTGACTGCCACG GATGGCGGAGGTCTTAACACTACCACTGATGTCATCATCACCATCGAAGATGTCCAGGATACCAAGCCTTCTTTCGTAAACACACCTTATACGACAGTCATCCTAGAGAACGCTACAATA ggcACATCTGTGATTTCTGTGTCTGCCTTAGATGGAGATCGTGGCAACCCTAACCCAGTAACATACCGTTTTGTGAATT ATTCCAGAAGTGACTTCAATATTGATGCGAACACTGGAGAGATCAAAGTTAATAGCAAGCTTAACAGCAGTCTACCAGAGCTACGCAATCAGGGAAGtgtgtttgatttgattgtagAG GCCAAAGAGACAGTTGCACCAGGTCAAATGCAGAAAGGGGAGACATCTGCTACGATGTTGGTGTTAATCACTGTACAGGATGTTAATGACCACGCTCCAGAGTTTGGAAGGCGGCATTACAATGCCACTGTTCCTGAAAATGCACAGAGAGGGATTCCCATTCAGTTAGATGGATTAGACTTTATTAAAGTCAAAGACCTGGATCAG AATGACTACAGTCGGTTTAAAGTGTCTGTGGAGCACATGGATGGACAGCCATTTGATGCGTTCATTGTGAGGCCGTCTCTGGTGTTTTCGGACGCCAACCTAATCATGCTGGTAGAAAACAATACTGAACTGGACTATGAAAGATTGAAAAACAGTCAGAGGGGAAATGTACTGGAATTCAAG GTGAAAGCCACAGAGACGTCAACACCGGAAAAAAGATCAGGGGAGGCTAACTTTACGGTGTATGTTACTGATGAGAACGATAATTTCCCCCAGTTTGATAAAGCATCCTATGTGGCATCTGTCAAGGAACATTCTGCAGCAGACACTACTGTCGTCGTGATCAAT GCAACAGATGAAGATTCTGGTTTATATGGAGAAGTGACTTTCTCTTTACAAAGAGGTGGAGATGGCAA ATTTCGTATGAAACCAGATGGTACAGTGGTGGTTGAGAACGGAACGAATTTGGACAGAGAGAAGCTATCTTCTTATTACCTGACTGTGGAAGCCAAAGACAGGGGTGGAAACCGTAACACAAGTCAGCTGATCATTAACCTGGAAGATATAAATGACCAAGCTCCTGTCTTCTTGCGAAATCAGTACTCAAGCTTTGTTACGGAGAATGAGGCATTCCCCACCTTGTCTGTCTCG GCTTCTGATGGGGACATGCCAAGCACTCTGAACAGCGAGGTGCTGTATAATTTGTCATATGTGCCAGACGCAGTCAAAAAGAATATCACCATTACCACTGAGGATGGTCAAGGCAATATTAAGATTTCCCCAAACTTAGACTTTGAGGAGTTGCCCCAGGAGTTGCGTCAAACTATCATGTTAGAAGTTACCGCAACAGACAAAGGTTTACCACCGCTAAGCACCACAGTGAATGTAACCATAACAGTTGAG GATAAGAATGACAATCCTCCTGTATTACAACAGTCAAACTATCAAGCTAGTATATTTGAGGATGCACCTGGTG GTAAACCAGTAGTGAACATATCAGCAACTGATGCAGATGGGATGTCTCCCAACAATGAGATACAGTACAGCATAGCATCAGGTGGACAGGACAAGTTCCTTGTGAACCCTGGCACAGGAGAACTGGAGGTGGCTTACGGGGCTTCTTTTGATCGTGATATACAGAGCTTCTATAACCTGACGGTAGTGGCACGAGACAAAGGTTTCCCTCAGTTATCTAGCAATACCAGTGTTACGATCAGCATTCTGGATGTCAACAACAAGCCACCCGAGTTCAAAGATTCTGGAATTGCCTTTTCGGTGCAGGAGAATGCAACAGATGGAACAGTCGTTGGAAGTTACACAGCCATGGATAAGGACACGACTGCTAATCTTACCTATGACATAATGGTTAACAAAACCACAGGGATTGATGAAAGTGGGTCAGAAGTTAAAGATGCAGAGCTTGTAAAG GACTACTTCAGTGTAAAACCTGACACCGGAGAAATTATAGTGGTTAGCAGTCCTCTAGATCGAGAAACTGCTGAAGTTGTGAAGTTAACCGTTCGTGTCCGTGACAAGAACGCTCTACCAGCTTTTGGAGAACAGACAGCAACAG GCACGGTCACAGTCACACTTTTGGATTATAATGACAATGCGCCAGAGTTCTCCAAGCCTCAAGGATACAGTAGAAATGTTTCAGAGAGAGAAGTTCCAGGCTACGAAATCTTGACCGTATCCGCCATAGATAAAGACAAAGATCAACGTATAGAGTTTGAGCTGTCTCCTCAAAGCCCTAAGTTTTCCATTGACAGGTCAACAG GAAAGGTAACTTTGTCAGAGAAGCTTGACCGTGAGAAAGAAGGAAACCACACCGTCACTGTGATAGCATATGACAGCGGCACTCCTAGACTGTCATCCAACACCACTGTTACCATCAATGTGCTggatgaaaatgacaacaatCCCCAGTTTGTGTCACACCCCCAGGAGATACTAATCTCTGAAGACTCTCATGTAGATGATAGCATTTTCACATTTCGGGCAACAGATCTGGACAGCGGGAAATATGCGGAGATCAATTACCACATCGAAGCAGGAAATGCCGATCAAAAGTTTAGACTTAACTCAACAACT GGTGAATTGTTTGTAAACAGCCAGTTAGACCGGGAGATTAAAGCTGAGTACCAATTGCGAATTGAGGCCAGAGACAACTATCAGGATCCAGAGCCCATCAATAGAAGGAGCAATGTGACCACCTTTACTGTCAAGTTGTCAGACGTCAACGACAACTCACCTGTCTTCAATAGCACAACATTCTATGTGACGGAGGAGGTGCGTGAGGATAGAAGCATTGGATCTTTTGTGTACACAATAACTGCCACAGACAAGGACGCGGGCAGTAATGGCAGCGTGAGCTATGAGCTAAGCAGTAGTACTAATGCTACTAATGCTACTGATGCTACGGGAGTACAGTTGTTCCGTATCGAGCCTTCATCAGGGAAGATCACTGTGGCTCATTCCTTGACGGACACTGTGGGCTGGAGGTTCCTCACTGTTATAGCCAAGGACGGAGGCTCACCCCAGAACTCTGCCAGTGCCACTGTTTTGGTGGAGATATTGGATGTGAATGTTCATGCACCAAATATCAAAGAACCAAATGGCCCAATATATATTAAAGAG GGCACAGGAGTTGGAGCCAGTGTTTACAATTTCACTGCAACAGACAAGGATGAGGGAAAGAATGGTGAGATTGACTTTGAGCTAATCACGAGTGTAGGAAGACCGCAGATCAACAAAAATTTTACGCTGGACCGTAAAACTGGGGCTCTGACCACGAAAATAAATTTAGATTATGAGACAAGAAAGGAGTACACT CTCTATGTACAAGCCAAGGATAATGCTCCTGAGGATCAAAAGAGTAGCAGAAttgtggtacatatatatgtgattgACGAGGATGATAACCCACCCAAGTTTGACCCAACTGAACACCCACGGAATGTCCCAAAGGAGTTTGTTATTGAAGAGAATAAAGATGGCCTAGTTGGCAAAGTAACAGCATTTGATGCTGATTCTACCAACACTTCCAACATTTGTTACTGTTTTGTAG GTGATCATGATGGAAACTTTGACCTGGACAGGACTACAGGGGAGATAAGGCTGTTACAGAAGATTGACAGAGAAACAACACCGGGTCCTTTTAGCCTTGTTGTTAAAGCACTCCAAAACTGCAACAACTGTAATGATGTGCGCAGACGCAAGCGGGCCATTACCCCACCACCTTGGTATAATGCTTCAGATGAAACCATGCTGTGGATTACAGTGAATATTAAGGACGTCAACGACAACAAACCAgtgtttaaaaacaaagaaatcagTGTGGGAATAACACGTGACACTCAGTATGGGGAGGACATCATATCGCTCTCT GAGTATGTAACAGATGAGGACGAGGCTGAAAACAACAAGCGACATAATTTCGTCATTGTTGGTGAAATCAAGGCTACTCTAGATAATTTGGGCGAGGAGCGTGCAGAAGACATGTTTAAGTTGTCCCCCTCTGGGGTTGTCAAGACCAATACATATTTCAAGGCTAATTGGTTCGGATTTTTCTCCTTCAATGTTCTAGTAGCGGATTCTGCAGGAAATTCATCAGCTGATGTCAAG ATTTACCTGATCAACAAAGATCAACAGGTGAAAATCGTTATCTTGGGTTCTCCCGACTCAGTGAACAAGTCCAAGACCATGATTGTGCA ACAACTTGAAAATGTAACAGAAGGGTACTATCACATTATTGTGGATAAAGTCCGCACACATGAAGACATTCAGGGCAAGCCAGACCCTTTCAA AACCGACTTGTTTATCCATGGAGtggaaaaaaaatcccaaaggGTTCTAGATGGAGATGAATTATTAGG ACTGATAGACAGCAAAATCCGACTTCTCATAGACACCTACAAGAAGTATTCAGTGGTGGAAGTGGTG CCTGCTGTGAGTCCTACTCAGGGTCAATCTGAGGAGGTCACACTTAAGATGGTGCTAATCCTAGTGGCCGTCCTACTCTCCATGCTTGTCATCGTCTTAGGGCTCAGTTTCTTCTTCTGTCGCAAAAA gTATAAGAGGAAACTTAGAGCTGCCACAGCTATGGCATTTG TAAATACTGGAATAG gtgcAAAAGAACCAGAAATGAACAAGATGGATATGCCAGGAACTAATCTCCATGCATTTGAAGG